In a single window of the Sulfurimonas crateris genome:
- a CDS encoding DUF485 domain-containing protein — translation MQKEMIEKIKNDPNYQELVSKRSSFSIKLTIVMLIVYFAFILTIAFEPSLLGAPLSNDSVTTVGIPVGMAVIFFAFILTGIYTKRANGEFDDLNNKIKESIKEK, via the coding sequence ATGCAAAAAGAGATGATTGAAAAGATTAAAAACGATCCAAATTACCAAGAGTTGGTTTCCAAAAGAAGCTCATTTTCCATAAAGCTCACAATAGTAATGCTAATAGTCTACTTTGCATTTATATTGACCATAGCGTTTGAGCCTTCACTTTTGGGTGCTCCTTTATCAAACGACTCCGTTACAACGGTCGGTATTCCTGTTGGAATGGCTGTTATATTTTTTGCTTTTATCTTAACTGGAATATATACTAAAAGAGCAAACGGCGAATTTGATGATTTAAACAACAAGATCAAAGAATCGATAAAGGAAAAGTAG
- a CDS encoding OprD family outer membrane porin, which yields MKKYIVLSAVAMSFVASASLNAADDINSMFSEGKASGQVRMFYIDREYQGSAGNDTHRGSTAIGGHLKYETAELSGFSLGAAFYTTHEVDSRKTVDPTLFGKDDEGYSILGEAYLQYKYKNTTFKGGRQKLVTPMLGDDDARMIPNLFEAYVLTNKDIANTTLTLGHVTKFAQGTFGRTYSGGILSATSGYSYVDSKNHVGSFTNVGTYAFDEKTDGITMASVVYTGIENLKLQFWDYYAHDIMNIIYGEANYSWNCLVTDALKPYAGVQIIKEDSVGDEFAGEIDSTYAAAKFGFKVENFDLSFAYSKTGKNDLGDDARENAIISTWGGMPAYTQGMVTRHMFIAGTEAAKVAASYNFKDMGANLTTAAYYTEFDMDANSGYGVERTASEAGFDAIYNPEVVKNLQLRLRGNFPRAYAESASGKTGWNEYRFIVNYNF from the coding sequence ATGAAAAAATATATCGTGCTTAGCGCAGTGGCGATGAGTTTTGTTGCGTCAGCTTCTTTAAACGCTGCTGATGATATAAACTCTATGTTTAGCGAAGGCAAAGCGAGCGGTCAGGTTCGTATGTTTTATATTGACAGAGAGTATCAAGGCAGTGCAGGGAATGATACGCACAGAGGCTCAACTGCAATCGGTGGACACTTGAAGTATGAGACAGCCGAACTAAGCGGCTTTAGTTTGGGTGCGGCATTCTACACAACACATGAGGTAGATTCACGCAAAACTGTAGACCCGACACTTTTTGGCAAGGATGATGAGGGGTACTCGATCCTCGGCGAAGCTTATCTGCAGTACAAGTACAAAAACACTACATTCAAAGGCGGCCGCCAAAAGCTTGTCACTCCTATGCTTGGAGATGACGATGCGAGAATGATCCCAAATCTTTTTGAAGCGTATGTGCTTACAAACAAAGATATCGCAAACACGACATTGACACTCGGTCATGTTACAAAATTTGCGCAGGGAACTTTCGGCAGAACTTACAGCGGCGGTATTTTATCGGCAACATCAGGTTACTCTTATGTTGATAGTAAAAACCATGTAGGAAGTTTTACAAATGTAGGAACGTACGCGTTTGATGAAAAAACAGACGGTATAACGATGGCGTCTGTGGTCTATACCGGGATCGAAAACCTTAAACTGCAGTTTTGGGACTACTACGCGCACGACATTATGAACATCATCTATGGTGAGGCAAACTACTCATGGAACTGCCTTGTAACTGATGCGCTAAAACCTTACGCAGGAGTGCAGATCATCAAAGAGGACTCTGTAGGCGATGAGTTTGCAGGTGAGATAGACAGCACATACGCTGCAGCAAAGTTCGGCTTTAAGGTGGAGAATTTTGATCTGTCGTTTGCGTACTCTAAAACAGGCAAAAATGATCTGGGTGATGATGCGAGAGAAAATGCTATCATCTCCACGTGGGGCGGAATGCCGGCCTATACGCAGGGGATGGTGACGCGCCATATGTTCATAGCGGGAACAGAGGCGGCAAAAGTAGCGGCGTCGTATAACTTTAAAGATATGGGTGCGAATCTTACGACCGCAGCTTATTACACAGAGTTTGATATGGATGCTAACAGCGGATACGGAGTAGAGAGAACTGCCAGCGAAGCTGGGTTTGATGCTATCTACAATCCAGAGGTTGTTAAAAACCTGCAACTTCGCCTACGCGGAAACTTTCCAAGAGCTTACGCTGAATCTGCAAGCGGAAAGACTGGTTGGAATGAGTACAGATTTATAGTAAACTATAATTTTTAA
- a CDS encoding REP-associated tyrosine transposase, which produces MGRSRYKIFEPTHPYFITCTVLHWIPIFTRVETADIVFQSLKYLQIADNLKIFAYVILENHLHLVAQSDDIAKTMSKFKSFSAREIIKHLKEKNAQTILEQLAFYKKAHKSDRELQLWQEGIQPKLISDENMMMSRINYVHNNPVKRGYVDEAKHWRYSSARDYEGMVGLLEIEKLF; this is translated from the coding sequence ATGGGTAGAAGCAGATACAAAATTTTTGAGCCGACACATCCTTATTTTATAACATGTACAGTTCTTCATTGGATACCGATTTTCACAAGAGTTGAAACTGCTGATATAGTCTTTCAAAGCCTAAAATATCTTCAAATTGCAGATAATCTAAAAATATTTGCTTATGTTATACTGGAAAATCATCTTCATTTAGTAGCGCAAAGTGATGATATAGCTAAAACGATGTCAAAGTTTAAATCTTTTAGCGCAAGAGAAATTATAAAACATCTCAAAGAGAAAAATGCCCAAACAATTTTAGAACAACTGGCGTTTTATAAAAAAGCTCACAAAAGTGATAGAGAGCTGCAACTTTGGCAAGAAGGAATACAGCCTAAACTCATAAGTGATGAAAATATGATGATGAGCAGAATAAATTATGTTCATAATAATCCCGTAAAACGAGGATATGTAGATGAGGCGAAGCATTGGCGATATAGTAGTGCTCGGGATTATGAAGGGATGGTTGGTTTGTTGGAGATTGAGAAGCTGTTTTGA
- a CDS encoding response regulator transcription factor, which produces MKILLLEDEVMLNESICEYLESEGHQVESFFDGLKALEAIKENAYDLLILDITVPGLDGLSFLEKIHALKIHVPAIYISALVDIEDISRAYDLGCNDYLKKPFHLKELSLRVERVKILDTTPRVHLRLSKNYSYDQEHSTLLFNQETQVLTKRQSQIIDLLSRNRGRVVDFEQFQNYVWSEQIVDNATIRAEINRLKKHLKEDFIINVRGMGYMVDKP; this is translated from the coding sequence ATGAAGATACTGCTTTTGGAAGATGAGGTAATGCTCAATGAATCAATATGCGAATATCTTGAGAGTGAAGGCCATCAGGTAGAGAGCTTCTTTGACGGACTAAAAGCATTAGAAGCCATAAAAGAGAATGCTTACGACCTGCTTATACTGGACATTACGGTTCCGGGGCTTGACGGTCTTAGTTTTTTAGAGAAAATTCATGCTTTAAAGATACATGTGCCTGCGATCTACATAAGCGCTCTGGTTGACATTGAGGATATTTCGCGTGCATATGATCTTGGATGCAACGACTACCTGAAAAAACCGTTTCATCTAAAAGAGCTCTCCCTTAGGGTAGAGAGGGTCAAGATTCTGGACACCACACCAAGGGTGCACCTGAGACTCTCAAAAAACTACAGTTACGATCAGGAACACTCCACGCTTCTCTTTAACCAAGAGACGCAGGTTCTTACAAAAAGACAGTCCCAGATCATAGATCTGCTCTCAAGAAACAGAGGGCGGGTAGTTGATTTTGAACAGTTTCAAAACTACGTATGGAGCGAGCAGATAGTAGACAACGCCACCATCCGCGCCGAGATAAACCGCCTCAAAAAACATCTCAAAGAGGATTTTATAATCAACGTCCGCGGGATGGGGTATATGGTGGATAAGCCGTAA
- a CDS encoding sensor histidine kinase — MKIRSLFQNMTIKKADIFTIIVIFLLSMVFVALFVDEMYKDYERALQSSSLVNNEKLLDPEFIEENRKKLKSLLVRTALAVVTLSFIIFAIFLGINNIFNKFLQRDTQTFLNFFKKAVDHEEAINPDAIFFQDFKEMVGYANEMVSKINEQKKSLKELNLGLEERVKKKTAALLEINKNLEEQKSFSQDLLIAQKEFLRYTVHETNTPLSVILTSIELYLMKHPKDRDLSKIEAAAKNIFSIYDDLSYLVKKDHIEYKKTAINLNNFLSSRIDFFREVAEFSRITFNYINPNEELHIYFNETKLQRIVDNTLTNAIKYTLPGEDVDVKLTKTGPFIEFVVSSRSKIIEDTQKVFEAYYREEKRKEGFGLGLRLVKSICDEEGVEVRVSSDNEMTTFSYKFKVMGD, encoded by the coding sequence ATGAAAATCAGATCACTATTTCAAAATATGACCATAAAAAAGGCAGATATTTTTACCATCATAGTTATATTTCTGCTTAGTATGGTTTTTGTCGCTCTTTTTGTCGATGAGATGTACAAGGATTATGAGAGAGCCCTACAGAGCAGTTCGCTTGTAAATAACGAGAAGCTTTTAGATCCTGAATTTATAGAGGAGAACAGAAAAAAGTTAAAGTCGCTGTTGGTAAGAACCGCTCTTGCAGTCGTCACTCTCTCTTTTATAATTTTTGCGATATTCCTTGGCATAAACAACATCTTTAACAAGTTTTTACAAAGAGATACCCAGACCTTCTTGAACTTTTTTAAAAAAGCTGTCGACCACGAAGAGGCGATAAATCCCGATGCCATATTCTTTCAGGACTTCAAAGAGATGGTAGGTTATGCAAATGAGATGGTAAGCAAGATCAATGAGCAGAAAAAGAGCCTCAAAGAGCTAAATCTCGGACTTGAAGAGAGAGTGAAGAAGAAGACGGCGGCACTTTTGGAGATAAACAAAAATCTAGAAGAGCAGAAGTCCTTTTCGCAGGATCTTCTCATTGCCCAAAAGGAGTTTTTGCGCTATACCGTTCACGAGACAAACACGCCTCTTAGCGTGATACTCACAAGCATTGAGCTCTACCTTATGAAGCATCCAAAAGATAGAGATCTCTCCAAGATTGAGGCTGCTGCAAAAAATATCTTCAGCATCTACGATGATCTGAGCTACTTGGTTAAAAAAGATCATATTGAGTATAAAAAGACCGCAATAAATCTCAATAATTTTTTAAGCAGCAGGATAGATTTTTTTAGAGAAGTTGCAGAGTTCTCAAGAATAACATTTAACTACATCAACCCAAACGAGGAGCTGCATATATACTTTAACGAGACTAAGCTTCAAAGGATCGTTGACAATACTTTAACCAATGCCATAAAATATACGCTTCCCGGCGAGGATGTAGATGTAAAACTTACAAAAACAGGACCTTTTATAGAGTTTGTAGTAAGCAGCAGGTCAAAAATTATAGAAGATACTCAGAAGGTTTTTGAAGCCTACTACAGAGAAGAGAAGAGAAAAGAGGGTTTTGGGCTTGGGCTTAGACTTGTTAAGAGTATTTGCGATGAAGAGGGCGTTGAGGTAAGAGTAAGTTCAGACAACGAAATGACCACATTTAGCTATAAGTTTAAAGTGATGGGAGATTGA
- a CDS encoding peptidylprolyl isomerase, translating to MFGRKLRRYELSDEEVNKLQWAKISTNKGDIWIKLLPDEAPNTVANFAHLAESGFYNGLSFHRVIPGFMAQGGCPHGTGTGGPDWVIPCETKTNVTKHRRGALSMAHAGPDTGGSQFFITFVATPHLDGVHTVFGAIEEDDAESFATLDSIKGQDTIESVEIFQARQ from the coding sequence ATGTTTGGCAGAAAATTAAGAAGATACGAGTTAAGCGATGAAGAAGTAAACAAGCTCCAATGGGCGAAGATCTCTACAAACAAGGGAGATATCTGGATAAAACTGCTTCCGGATGAAGCTCCAAACACGGTTGCAAACTTTGCGCACCTTGCAGAATCTGGCTTTTACAACGGTCTTAGTTTTCACCGCGTGATCCCTGGCTTTATGGCTCAGGGCGGATGTCCTCACGGAACAGGAACAGGCGGACCTGACTGGGTTATCCCTTGCGAGACTAAAACAAATGTAACCAAGCACAGAAGAGGCGCTCTTTCTATGGCTCATGCTGGACCGGACACTGGCGGAAGCCAATTTTTCATCACTTTTGTAGCAACTCCTCATCTTGATGGCGTTCATACGGTTTTTGGAGCTATCGAAGAGGATGATGCAGAGAGTTTTGCAACTCTTGACTCTATAAAAGGTCAAGACACAATAGAGTCTGTTGAAATTTTTCAAGCTCGCCAGTAA
- a CDS encoding epoxyqueuosine reductase QueH, with protein sequence MLVHICCSVDSHFFLQKLQHDYPQEKLTGFFYDPNIHPYSEYQLRLLDVKRSCKMLGIELLEGEYDFENWVEAVRGLEREPEKGKRCEVCFDKRFEVSAKKALELGEKSFTTTLLVSPLKSQEQLNRSGEEFFKKHGVEFISFDYRADGGTQDQSRVTKEEQLYRQDYCGCIYGLTMQREQQERLMDEMFSPLSNQILPASIEERLELYIRRNELEDKNIPYKIIREKFLNYRQFSLKIISGKTEVIDAHALFYSTLPRKKAQGRVEFLHNNVGYFNREEILFVTLEHFNSECDLNYKNTKELIFNPPSFKKELKFRDLLRDSNYNLSPIIIVDEIPQTKLTIELDAKTYEDTREKLIDFLQNP encoded by the coding sequence ATGTTAGTACACATCTGCTGCAGCGTAGACTCTCACTTTTTTCTACAAAAACTGCAGCACGACTACCCTCAAGAGAAGCTTACAGGCTTCTTCTACGATCCAAACATCCATCCATACTCCGAATACCAGCTTCGACTTCTTGACGTAAAACGCTCATGCAAAATGCTCGGCATTGAACTTCTTGAGGGGGAGTATGATTTTGAGAACTGGGTAGAAGCGGTAAGAGGGTTGGAGAGAGAACCGGAAAAAGGCAAAAGATGCGAGGTCTGCTTTGACAAACGCTTTGAAGTGAGTGCAAAAAAAGCGCTCGAACTTGGCGAAAAAAGCTTCACAACAACACTTCTTGTCAGTCCTCTAAAATCACAAGAGCAGCTAAATCGCAGCGGCGAAGAGTTCTTTAAAAAGCATGGAGTAGAGTTTATATCGTTTGATTACCGCGCAGACGGGGGAACTCAGGATCAGAGTCGTGTTACAAAAGAGGAGCAACTCTATCGTCAAGACTACTGCGGCTGCATCTACGGGCTAACCATGCAGCGCGAACAGCAGGAACGCCTTATGGATGAGATGTTCTCTCCTCTTTCCAACCAAATTCTGCCAGCTTCCATAGAGGAGAGGCTTGAACTCTACATCCGCCGAAACGAGCTTGAAGATAAAAATATCCCCTACAAGATCATAAGAGAGAAGTTTTTAAACTATCGTCAATTCAGTCTTAAAATCATATCAGGCAAAACGGAAGTCATTGACGCTCATGCACTCTTCTACTCCACTCTTCCCAGAAAAAAAGCGCAGGGAAGAGTTGAGTTTTTGCATAATAACGTCGGTTATTTTAACCGCGAAGAGATACTGTTTGTAACGCTAGAGCACTTTAACTCAGAGTGCGACCTGAACTACAAAAACACAAAAGAGCTCATCTTCAATCCTCCTAGTTTTAAAAAAGAGCTAAAGTTTAGAGATCTCTTGAGAGATTCAAACTATAACTTAAGCCCTATAATTATTGTAGATGAAATCCCCCAAACAAAGCTAACCATAGAGCTTGATGCCAAAACTTATGAGGACACCAGAGAAAAACTTATAGACTTCTTGCAAAACCCCTAA